One region of Sphingomonas kaistensis genomic DNA includes:
- a CDS encoding PEPxxWA-CTERM sorting domain-containing protein yields MPISKQAMLAGAATVAGIFSFAAPAEAAVILCYVGGNAQPQCANTNVNVLVDQQTGDPVTAGDNDATTNVNYTFTSTTEALLKQVASGQADVASGDADGALQQISFNILNGAASLITFNLIPLGPQATIDDATSVTVSIAGQDPVVISGLAPNGQNFYGIVATAGEQLTGLSFGNFSPAGSGIQALNQVRLNLVPAPAVPEPGTWALMLLGFGAVGTAIRRSRRRNANTLLQMA; encoded by the coding sequence ATGCCTATCTCGAAGCAAGCAATGCTGGCCGGCGCGGCTACCGTCGCTGGCATCTTCTCGTTCGCGGCACCTGCCGAGGCAGCGGTTATCCTCTGCTACGTTGGGGGTAACGCCCAGCCGCAGTGCGCCAACACCAACGTCAACGTGCTGGTCGACCAGCAGACGGGCGACCCGGTGACCGCTGGCGACAATGACGCCACCACCAACGTCAACTACACCTTCACCAGCACCACCGAGGCACTCCTTAAGCAGGTCGCCAGCGGTCAGGCCGACGTGGCCAGCGGCGACGCAGACGGGGCGCTTCAGCAGATCAGCTTCAACATCCTCAATGGTGCGGCGAGCCTGATTACCTTTAACCTGATTCCGCTTGGACCTCAGGCAACCATCGACGACGCAACGTCGGTCACCGTGTCCATCGCTGGCCAGGACCCGGTGGTCATCTCCGGCCTGGCCCCCAATGGTCAGAACTTCTACGGGATCGTCGCCACGGCCGGCGAGCAGCTGACCGGCCTGTCGTTCGGCAACTTCTCGCCTGCCGGCAGCGGCATCCAGGCGCTCAATCAGGTTCGTCTGAATCTCGTTCCGGCGCCCGCGGTTCCGGAACCCGGCACCTGGGCGCTGATGCTGCTGGGCTTCGGCGCGGTGGGCACGGCGATCCGCCGCAGCCGTCGGCGCAATGCCAATACCCTGCTGCAGATGGCCTGA
- a CDS encoding alpha/beta hydrolase: protein MTKPYVRPDVAALLEIANRPGSKRAVDVGLAEARRMMHASRSLFDAPVGELAVLRDVVGGPCPMRLYDALGSRTSGPVLVFYHGGGFVLGDLDTHDPLCAELARLSGLPVVSVDYRLAPEHPFPAAPDDAIAAARWIAGSPDALGLAVSGLVPSGDSAGGNLAIVAALALRDEPAAVPVLAQMPFYPAAHPVRHYPSLDAYGEGYLLSRASMGWFDTCYAPDRKDWRYDPLARPMAGLPPTLVVTASLDPIRDQGRAFAAACVAAGVETIFQECAGTIHGFLNLRKALPSAQVDLERAVASLLTLLGRPTAASRPA from the coding sequence ATGACCAAGCCTTATGTCCGTCCCGATGTCGCCGCCCTGCTGGAGATCGCGAACCGGCCCGGGTCGAAGCGCGCGGTCGATGTCGGCCTGGCCGAGGCGCGGCGCATGATGCACGCCAGCCGGTCGCTGTTCGACGCGCCGGTCGGCGAACTGGCGGTGCTGCGCGACGTGGTTGGCGGCCCCTGCCCGATGCGGCTGTACGATGCGCTGGGCTCGCGGACGAGCGGACCGGTGCTGGTCTTTTATCACGGCGGCGGGTTCGTGCTGGGCGACCTCGACACCCACGACCCGCTGTGCGCGGAACTGGCGCGCCTGAGCGGCCTTCCGGTCGTCAGCGTCGATTATCGGCTGGCGCCCGAACACCCCTTCCCCGCCGCCCCCGACGACGCGATTGCCGCGGCGCGGTGGATTGCGGGAAGTCCGGACGCGCTGGGCTTGGCGGTGAGCGGCCTGGTGCCGAGCGGCGACAGCGCGGGCGGCAACCTGGCGATCGTCGCCGCGCTGGCGCTGCGCGACGAGCCGGCGGCGGTTCCGGTGCTCGCGCAGATGCCTTTCTATCCGGCAGCGCATCCGGTCCGGCACTATCCGAGCCTAGATGCATATGGCGAAGGCTATTTGCTGAGCCGGGCTTCGATGGGCTGGTTCGACACCTGCTACGCGCCCGACCGCAAGGACTGGCGCTACGATCCGCTTGCAAGACCAATGGCGGGCTTGCCGCCGACTCTCGTCGTGACCGCCTCCCTAGACCCCATCCGCGACCAGGGCCGGGCCTTCGCCGCGGCCTGCGTGGCGGCGGGGGTGGAGACGATCTTCCAGGAGTGCGCCGGGACGATCCACGGCTTCCTCAACCTCCGCAAGGCCTTGCCGAGTGCGCAGGTGGACCTGGAGCGGGCGGTGGCGAGCCTGCTGACGCTGCTCGGCCGGCCTACAGCGGCGAGCCGTCCAGCCTGA
- a CDS encoding 2-oxoacid:acceptor oxidoreductase subunit alpha, which translates to MATATHLLTPEEANADLVPENVVVRFAGDSGDGMQLTGGQFTLSTALAGNDLATFPDFPAEIRAPQGTTFGVSAFQINFGSASIETAGDQPDVLVAMNPAALKVNVAALRDGGMIIADEGEFSARNLAKAGYDANPLEDGSLARWQLVKFNISQLTLDAVKPFGLGNKEALRCKNMWTLGLALWMFDRDRGPIVDWLKTKFAKAPTLAEANIAALNAGHAYGDTIEMGAAFRPHHIEAAPAEPGLYRTVTGAEALGLGLVAGAQLADLPMFFGGYPITPASALLHHLSRLKEYGITTFQAEDEIAAICAAIGASYAGSLGVTSSSGPGIALKTEAMGLAIMTELPLVIVNSQRGGPSTGLPTKTEQSDLYQAVYGRNGDAPLPVIAARSPADAFDCAIEAVRLAVRYMTPVMLLTDGYIANAAEPWKVPDMSGYAPFPVTHATEASVPRNETGKLEPFSRDDKLARPWIKPGTPGLLHRIGGIEKRPGTGDIDYSPGAHAEMTKTRQDKVLGIARDIPEQEVCLGRAGAKVAIVGWGSTFGPIHQAVKRLLAQGHDVAHVHVRHIWPLPANLGELLRSFGTVICPEMNTGQFKTLLRDQYLVDVQSLTKTSGQPFKIAEIEAAARTAHGGTLAPDATQLPEPESGRDEGHPSAAEVR; encoded by the coding sequence ATGGCCACGGCCACCCATCTGCTTACCCCCGAGGAGGCAAACGCCGACCTCGTTCCCGAGAATGTCGTGGTCCGTTTCGCTGGTGACAGCGGCGACGGCATGCAGCTGACCGGCGGTCAGTTCACCCTGTCGACCGCGCTCGCCGGCAACGACCTTGCGACCTTCCCCGACTTCCCGGCCGAAATCCGCGCCCCGCAGGGGACGACCTTCGGCGTCTCGGCCTTCCAGATCAATTTCGGCTCGGCCAGCATCGAAACCGCCGGCGACCAGCCCGACGTCCTCGTCGCGATGAACCCGGCGGCGCTGAAGGTGAACGTCGCCGCCTTGCGCGATGGCGGAATGATCATCGCCGACGAGGGCGAATTCTCGGCCCGCAACCTCGCCAAGGCCGGCTATGATGCCAACCCGCTCGAGGACGGCAGCCTTGCCCGCTGGCAGCTGGTCAAGTTCAACATCTCGCAGCTGACCCTCGACGCGGTGAAGCCGTTCGGCCTCGGCAACAAGGAGGCGCTGCGCTGCAAGAACATGTGGACGCTCGGCCTCGCGCTGTGGATGTTCGACCGTGACCGTGGCCCGATCGTCGACTGGCTCAAGACAAAGTTCGCCAAGGCCCCGACGCTGGCCGAAGCCAATATCGCCGCGCTGAACGCCGGCCACGCCTATGGCGACACGATCGAGATGGGCGCCGCCTTCCGGCCCCACCACATCGAGGCCGCCCCGGCCGAACCCGGCCTGTATCGCACCGTCACCGGGGCCGAAGCGCTTGGCCTCGGCCTCGTCGCGGGCGCGCAGCTCGCCGACCTGCCGATGTTCTTCGGTGGCTATCCGATCACCCCGGCCTCGGCGCTGCTGCACCACCTCAGCCGCCTCAAGGAATATGGGATCACCACCTTCCAGGCCGAGGACGAGATCGCCGCCATCTGCGCCGCGATCGGCGCGTCCTATGCCGGAAGCCTCGGCGTCACCTCGTCGAGCGGCCCGGGCATCGCGCTCAAGACCGAAGCGATGGGCCTTGCGATCATGACCGAGCTGCCGCTGGTGATCGTCAATTCGCAGCGCGGCGGGCCATCGACCGGCCTTCCGACCAAGACCGAGCAAAGCGACCTCTACCAAGCGGTCTATGGCCGCAACGGCGACGCGCCGCTGCCGGTCATCGCCGCCCGCTCGCCCGCCGATGCCTTCGACTGCGCGATCGAGGCGGTGCGCCTTGCCGTCCGCTACATGACGCCCGTCATGCTGCTGACGGACGGCTACATCGCCAATGCCGCGGAGCCGTGGAAGGTGCCTGACATGAGCGGCTACGCGCCGTTCCCGGTCACGCACGCGACCGAGGCCAGCGTGCCGCGCAACGAGACCGGCAAGCTCGAACCCTTCAGCCGCGACGACAAGCTCGCCCGGCCGTGGATCAAGCCCGGCACCCCCGGCCTCCTCCACCGCATCGGCGGGATCGAGAAGCGCCCCGGGACCGGCGACATCGATTATTCGCCGGGTGCCCATGCCGAGATGACCAAGACCCGTCAGGACAAGGTGCTCGGCATCGCCCGCGACATTCCGGAGCAGGAGGTCTGCCTCGGCCGCGCCGGTGCGAAGGTGGCGATCGTCGGCTGGGGCTCGACCTTCGGGCCGATCCACCAGGCGGTGAAGCGCCTCCTCGCGCAGGGCCATGACGTCGCCCACGTCCACGTCCGCCACATCTGGCCGCTCCCAGCCAACCTCGGTGAGCTGCTGCGCTCCTTCGGCACCGTGATCTGCCCGGAAATGAACACCGGCCAGTTCAAGACCCTGCTCCGCGACCAGTATCTGGTCGACGTGCAGAGCCTGACCAAGACCAGCGGCCAGCCGTTCAAGATCGCCGAGATCGAGGCCGCCGCCCGCACTGCCCATGGCGGCACGCTCGCCCCCGATGCGACCCAGCTTCCCGAGCCCGAAAGCGGCCGCGACGAGGGCCATCCGAGCGCGGCCGAAGTACGCTGA
- a CDS encoding fused MFS/spermidine synthase, whose translation MASLAPPAPMTALAPRWLFTIAIFTGSFLLFLVQPMLARMALPRLGGAPAVWNSAMLVYQGLLLGGYAYAHFLGRFGSRTQVAIHLGILFVAGLTLPLSLAAGSPPSTSEPFLWVPWLLLISVGPLFFAISAQAPLLQRWLAMGGANPYPLYVASNLGSFCGLIAYPLLLEPLVGVAENSLWWSWGYGVMMVLVAACGLPLLRQDQAPPAREAAPSIPLRTFVRWALIAAVPSGLMLSTTLHLTTDVAPMPLLWVVPLGLYLLSFSIAFAERRGVANFCTAAAPFALMLAASMLFVLKGDLLPLVVLTAIVAMFLTACALHARLYDQRPEPAGLTLFYLAMSVGGVLGGLFCALIAPLLFDWTYEHPLLILAAAYLLGGRQPLPAIAETTSKPLAGRILLILVLLLLAASFLASKTDNLTVVALLASAGAGLATFAMGRAWLFALAIAAVILAGGGFRQIHDSLTGEMTRSYFGVYRISEEFGQRVLIHGTTTHGVQLVGPPERRKTPTSYYWTGSGVGRVMSDLPALVGPTARVGVVGVGLGTLGCYSRPGQRWTLFEIDPTVVALARGPRFHFLRECVPDAQVVIGDARLKLDEAAPASFDILVIDAFSSDAIPMHLLTKEAFAIYKRALRPGGLLMIHISNRHLDLRPVVRTGGESVGMSGVLAAAAGDPLVRGFESTWTALSTNPALVERVKATEPDLWVGLPFGARVHWTDDHASILPVLEAP comes from the coding sequence ATGGCCAGTCTTGCCCCGCCCGCGCCGATGACGGCCCTTGCGCCGCGCTGGCTGTTCACCATCGCCATCTTCACCGGCTCGTTCCTGCTGTTCCTGGTCCAGCCGATGCTGGCACGGATGGCGTTGCCGCGGCTGGGCGGAGCGCCCGCGGTGTGGAATTCGGCGATGCTGGTCTACCAGGGACTGCTGCTGGGCGGATATGCCTATGCCCACTTCCTCGGCCGGTTCGGGTCGCGGACGCAGGTCGCCATCCACCTCGGCATCCTGTTCGTGGCCGGGCTGACCTTGCCCCTGTCGCTTGCGGCCGGAAGTCCGCCATCCACTTCCGAGCCGTTCCTGTGGGTGCCGTGGCTGCTGCTGATTTCGGTCGGGCCCTTGTTCTTCGCCATTTCGGCCCAGGCGCCGCTGCTGCAGCGCTGGCTGGCGATGGGGGGCGCCAATCCCTACCCGCTCTACGTCGCGTCCAACCTTGGCAGCTTCTGCGGCCTGATCGCCTATCCGTTGCTGCTCGAGCCGCTGGTCGGGGTCGCCGAAAACAGCCTGTGGTGGTCGTGGGGCTATGGCGTGATGATGGTGCTGGTGGCGGCCTGCGGGCTGCCGCTGCTGCGCCAGGACCAGGCCCCGCCGGCGCGCGAAGCCGCACCGTCGATTCCGCTACGCACCTTTGTCCGCTGGGCCCTGATCGCTGCCGTGCCGTCGGGCCTGATGCTCTCGACGACCCTTCACCTCACCACTGACGTCGCTCCCATGCCCTTGCTGTGGGTTGTGCCGCTGGGCCTCTATCTGCTGAGCTTCAGCATCGCCTTCGCCGAACGGCGCGGAGTCGCCAATTTCTGCACCGCCGCCGCGCCCTTTGCGCTGATGCTCGCCGCCAGCATGCTGTTCGTGCTGAAGGGCGACCTGCTGCCGCTGGTCGTCCTGACCGCCATTGTCGCCATGTTCCTGACGGCCTGTGCGCTCCACGCCCGGCTCTACGACCAGCGGCCCGAACCCGCCGGCCTGACGCTCTTCTATCTCGCCATGTCGGTCGGCGGGGTGCTTGGCGGATTGTTCTGCGCGCTGATCGCACCGTTGCTGTTCGACTGGACCTACGAGCATCCCTTGCTGATCCTTGCCGCCGCCTATCTGCTTGGCGGACGCCAACCCTTGCCCGCGATCGCCGAGACGACCAGCAAGCCGCTGGCAGGGCGCATTCTGCTCATATTGGTCCTGCTCCTGCTCGCTGCGTCCTTCTTGGCCTCGAAGACCGACAATCTTACCGTCGTTGCGCTGCTTGCCTCGGCCGGAGCGGGACTGGCGACCTTTGCGATGGGCCGCGCCTGGCTATTCGCACTCGCCATCGCCGCGGTGATCCTGGCCGGCGGCGGGTTCAGGCAGATCCACGACAGCCTGACCGGCGAGATGACCCGCAGCTATTTCGGCGTGTACCGGATCAGCGAGGAGTTCGGGCAGCGCGTGCTGATCCACGGGACCACCACCCACGGCGTCCAGCTGGTCGGCCCCCCCGAACGCCGCAAGACGCCGACCAGCTACTATTGGACCGGCTCGGGGGTGGGGCGGGTGATGTCCGACCTGCCCGCGCTGGTGGGCCCGACGGCCCGGGTCGGCGTGGTCGGGGTCGGCCTCGGCACGCTCGGCTGCTATTCGCGACCCGGGCAGCGCTGGACCCTGTTCGAGATCGACCCGACCGTCGTGGCGCTCGCACGCGGACCGCGGTTCCATTTCCTGCGCGAATGCGTGCCCGATGCGCAGGTAGTGATCGGCGATGCCCGGCTGAAGCTGGACGAAGCGGCGCCGGCAAGTTTCGACATCCTCGTCATCGACGCCTTTTCGTCCGACGCGATCCCGATGCACCTGCTGACCAAGGAAGCGTTCGCCATCTACAAGCGCGCGCTGCGTCCGGGCGGGCTGTTGATGATCCACATCTCCAACCGCCATCTCGACCTGCGGCCGGTGGTGCGGACCGGCGGTGAAAGCGTCGGCATGTCCGGTGTTCTAGCGGCTGCGGCGGGGGATCCGCTGGTGCGCGGGTTCGAATCCACCTGGACGGCGCTGTCGACGAACCCGGCGCTGGTCGAGCGGGTCAAGGCGACCGAGCCGGACCTGTGGGTCGGCCTGCCGTTCGGCGCGCGCGTCCACTGGACCGACGACCATGCCTCGATCCTGCCGGTACTGGAGGCGCCGTGA
- a CDS encoding spermidine synthase — protein MNPRELLATAQIPGGDEMRLYRRGDDHMILLERTELMSTRMSGSEEALATLTAQRLGSKPKQRWLIGGYGMGFTLRAALKDLPADAEVTVAELVPEIMDWARGPMEQLNAAGLADKRTRIHMGDVAEPIREGGWDAILLDVDNGPDALVRAANQWLYEPGGLAITKKALRPGGLLAIWSAGSDARFSKTLLQAGFRVEEQEVRGRSNGKGPHHFIWFASLR, from the coding sequence ATGAACCCCCGTGAACTCCTCGCCACTGCCCAGATTCCCGGCGGTGACGAAATGCGCCTTTATCGCCGTGGTGACGATCACATGATCCTGCTCGAGCGGACCGAACTCATGTCGACCCGCATGAGCGGATCGGAAGAAGCGCTTGCGACCCTGACCGCACAACGGCTCGGCTCCAAGCCGAAGCAGCGCTGGCTGATCGGCGGTTACGGGATGGGCTTTACCCTCCGCGCGGCCCTGAAGGATTTGCCCGCCGATGCCGAAGTCACGGTCGCCGAACTGGTGCCCGAGATCATGGACTGGGCCAGGGGCCCGATGGAACAGCTCAACGCCGCCGGGCTCGCCGACAAGCGGACCCGGATCCACATGGGCGACGTGGCCGAGCCGATCCGCGAGGGCGGGTGGGACGCCATCCTGCTCGATGTCGACAATGGCCCGGACGCCTTGGTCCGCGCCGCCAACCAGTGGCTGTACGAGCCCGGCGGCCTCGCCATCACCAAGAAGGCGCTGCGGCCCGGCGGGCTGCTCGCCATCTGGTCGGCAGGGTCGGACGCCCGCTTCAGCAAGACCCTGCTACAGGCCGGCTTCCGGGTCGAGGAGCAGGAGGTGCGCGGCCGCTCCAACGGCAAGGGGCCGCACCACTTCATCTGGTTCGCCTCGCTCCGCTAG
- a CDS encoding metal-dependent hydrolase, whose translation MDNLTHSLAGALIGQMGLKRASRFALAGCILGANAPDIDVIAPLFLPVDNIAFHRGPTHALFGLPVMAACTVALLWLIDRIRPGKAGDLPFRAGPLFLVTLLAVATHPFLDWLTTYAVAFFAPAGERWYSANAIFIIDWVYWIVLGLGIWLSVRRWRGGAGNPGRPAQVAGVILLLYIAANVAWSAHAERTLAAALRQRGIQPRLIVASPPPFAFWERSMAWRSDREWGAGSFSPGTGLLLEPAVYPLGLDDPRFLRARAERRIVRSFLYWSRMPIVVEVGGRPVLTDQRYHRNLDDPRVPAAIRRRAPRGQFQIPLDLPSRP comes from the coding sequence ATGGACAATCTTACCCACAGCCTCGCCGGCGCCCTGATCGGGCAGATGGGATTGAAGCGCGCCAGCCGCTTCGCCCTGGCGGGCTGCATCCTCGGCGCCAATGCGCCCGACATCGACGTCATCGCCCCGCTGTTCCTGCCGGTCGACAACATCGCCTTCCACCGCGGTCCGACCCATGCGCTGTTCGGGCTGCCGGTAATGGCCGCCTGCACCGTCGCCCTGCTGTGGCTGATCGACCGGATCCGCCCGGGCAAGGCGGGCGACCTGCCGTTCCGCGCCGGGCCGCTGTTCCTGGTCACCCTGCTTGCGGTCGCCACCCATCCTTTCCTCGACTGGCTAACCACCTATGCGGTGGCCTTCTTCGCGCCGGCGGGCGAGCGCTGGTATTCGGCCAATGCCATCTTCATCATCGACTGGGTCTACTGGATCGTCCTTGGGCTCGGCATCTGGCTGTCGGTGCGGCGCTGGCGGGGAGGGGCCGGCAACCCTGGCCGCCCGGCACAGGTCGCTGGAGTCATACTCCTCCTCTACATCGCCGCCAACGTCGCCTGGAGCGCGCATGCCGAGCGGACCCTTGCGGCAGCGCTGCGCCAGCGCGGAATCCAGCCTCGGCTGATCGTCGCCAGCCCGCCGCCCTTCGCCTTCTGGGAACGCAGCATGGCGTGGCGCAGCGACCGCGAGTGGGGCGCCGGCAGCTTCTCGCCCGGCACCGGGCTTTTGCTCGAGCCTGCCGTCTATCCCCTCGGCCTCGACGACCCGCGCTTCCTTCGCGCCCGGGCAGAGCGCCGCATCGTGCGCTCCTTCCTCTACTGGTCGCGGATGCCGATCGTGGTCGAGGTCGGCGGCCGCCCGGTCCTCACCGACCAGCGCTATCATCGCAACCTCGACGATCCGCGCGTGCCCGCCGCGATCCGCCGCCGTGCCCCGCGCGGGCAATTCCAGATTCCGCTCGACCTGCCCTCACGGCCATAG
- the hemB gene encoding porphobilinogen synthase gives MTAAFPALRLRRGRSAPWIRSMLAEHRLHPSDFILPLFICDGQGCEEPIAALPGVSRWTVDRIGARAKQAWEAGIPCVALFPNTPGTLRTANAEEALNPDNLICRAVKAVKDACPDIGVLTDVALDPYTAHGHDGLIDERGCVLNDETTAILVQQALVQAKAGADIVAPSDMMDGRVGAIRTGLEAAGRCDTAIMAYAAKYASAFYGPFRDAVGSGGRMKGDKRGYQMDPANAAEALREVALDIAEGADMVMVKPGMPYLDIVAAVRKRFEVPTFAYQVSGEYAMIEHAAAAGAGDRDALILESLLAFKRAGATGILTYHALDAARLISG, from the coding sequence ATGACTGCTGCTTTTCCTGCGCTTCGTCTTCGCCGCGGCCGCTCCGCACCGTGGATCCGCTCCATGCTCGCCGAGCATCGGCTGCACCCGAGCGACTTCATCCTGCCGCTGTTCATCTGCGATGGCCAGGGCTGCGAGGAGCCGATTGCCGCGCTTCCGGGGGTCAGTCGCTGGACCGTCGACCGTATCGGCGCCCGGGCGAAACAGGCCTGGGAAGCCGGTATCCCCTGCGTCGCGCTGTTCCCCAACACTCCCGGCACCCTGCGCACCGCCAACGCCGAGGAAGCGCTCAATCCCGACAATCTCATCTGCCGCGCGGTCAAGGCTGTGAAGGATGCCTGCCCCGACATCGGCGTGCTGACCGACGTTGCGCTCGACCCGTACACTGCGCACGGCCACGACGGCCTGATCGACGAGCGAGGCTGCGTCCTCAACGACGAGACCACCGCAATCCTCGTCCAGCAGGCCCTGGTCCAGGCTAAGGCAGGGGCAGACATCGTCGCGCCGTCCGACATGATGGACGGACGGGTCGGTGCGATCCGCACCGGGCTCGAGGCGGCGGGCCGGTGCGATACCGCGATCATGGCCTATGCCGCCAAATATGCCTCGGCCTTTTATGGGCCGTTCCGCGACGCGGTCGGCTCGGGCGGCCGAATGAAGGGCGACAAGCGCGGCTACCAGATGGATCCGGCCAATGCCGCCGAGGCGTTGCGCGAAGTGGCGCTGGACATCGCCGAGGGCGCCGACATGGTGATGGTGAAACCCGGCATGCCCTACCTCGACATCGTCGCCGCAGTCCGCAAGCGCTTCGAGGTGCCGACCTTCGCTTACCAGGTGAGCGGCGAATATGCGATGATCGAGCATGCCGCGGCGGCCGGGGCGGGGGACCGCGACGCGCTGATCCTGGAAAGCCTCCTGGCCTTCAAGCGGGCTGGTGCGACCGGCATCCTCACCTACCATGCGCTCGACGCGGCTCGGCTGATTTCCGGCTAA
- a CDS encoding GNAT family N-acetyltransferase, protein MTGEIIAQTERLNLCTWDDARWAEFVRVTNVPAVMHWLGGVFSGEQMMAARARLDGYKADHGFTFWALERRSDHALLGFCGLKQANAPGAEPLHGEVEIGWRLREDAWGQGYAREAAARSLDLAFDLFAAPRVIAFTARGNLPSQGLMARLGMRHLPGHDYVDRRFPADAPPNPQLTFAISAGDWRVQRDRRR, encoded by the coding sequence GTGACCGGCGAGATCATCGCGCAGACCGAGCGATTGAACCTGTGCACATGGGACGATGCGCGCTGGGCGGAGTTCGTGCGCGTGACCAACGTGCCTGCCGTCATGCACTGGCTTGGCGGCGTCTTTTCAGGCGAGCAGATGATGGCCGCGCGTGCCCGCCTCGACGGCTATAAGGCCGATCACGGATTCACCTTCTGGGCGCTGGAACGGCGCAGCGACCATGCTCTCCTCGGCTTCTGCGGGCTCAAGCAGGCCAATGCGCCCGGGGCCGAGCCGCTTCACGGCGAAGTGGAGATCGGATGGCGGCTGCGGGAAGATGCGTGGGGCCAGGGCTATGCCAGGGAGGCTGCCGCCCGATCGCTCGACCTGGCGTTCGACCTTTTCGCCGCACCGCGGGTGATCGCCTTCACCGCGCGTGGCAACCTGCCCAGCCAGGGCCTGATGGCGAGGCTCGGGATGCGACATTTGCCCGGGCATGATTATGTCGACCGGCGCTTTCCCGCCGATGCTCCGCCCAATCCGCAGCTGACGTTCGCCATCAGCGCCGGGGACTGGCGGGTTCAGCGCGACAGGCGGCGCTGA
- a CDS encoding 2-oxoacid:ferredoxin oxidoreductase subunit beta, with protein MNAPLPIEKTTAKDWASDQEVRWCPGCGDYAVLKAVQRTMPDLGVAREKTVFVSGIGCSSRFPYYMETYGFHTIHGRAPAVATGVKLANPDLDVWIITGDGDALSIGGNHTMHLLRRNLDCQVLLFNNEIYGLTKGQYSPTSRVGTRSPSTPFGSVDTPARPCAFALGAGARFVARGIDVHKSLPDVLKAAHAHKGTAFIEIFQNCVVYNDDVFAPFTARDVASEMQLWLKAGEPMLFAGGTKGLALDPDTLSLKVVAADDPGVLIHDPKNRTLAHLLVEMPPVGFPVALGVVYDDPAPTFEAAVIQQNDAMAAGKKPDLQALVAKGQSWMVEKEPRAE; from the coding sequence ATGAACGCTCCCCTCCCCATCGAAAAGACCACTGCTAAGGATTGGGCGTCCGACCAGGAAGTGCGCTGGTGCCCGGGCTGCGGCGATTATGCAGTGCTGAAGGCCGTCCAGCGGACCATGCCCGACCTTGGCGTCGCGCGCGAAAAGACCGTGTTCGTGAGCGGCATCGGCTGCTCCAGCCGCTTTCCCTATTACATGGAGACCTACGGCTTCCACACCATCCACGGCCGCGCGCCGGCGGTGGCGACGGGGGTCAAGCTCGCCAATCCCGATCTCGACGTGTGGATCATCACCGGCGACGGCGACGCGCTCAGCATCGGCGGCAACCACACGATGCACCTGCTGCGCCGCAATCTCGACTGCCAGGTGCTGCTGTTCAACAACGAGATCTACGGCCTGACCAAGGGCCAATATTCGCCCACCAGCCGGGTCGGCACGCGCAGCCCGTCGACCCCGTTCGGCTCGGTCGACACGCCGGCGCGCCCCTGTGCCTTTGCGCTCGGCGCCGGCGCCCGCTTCGTCGCGCGCGGGATCGACGTCCACAAGTCGCTCCCCGACGTGCTCAAGGCCGCCCACGCCCACAAGGGCACCGCCTTTATCGAGATCTTCCAGAATTGCGTCGTCTACAACGATGACGTCTTCGCGCCCTTCACCGCCCGCGACGTCGCGAGCGAGATGCAATTGTGGCTGAAAGCCGGAGAGCCGATGCTGTTCGCCGGTGGCACCAAGGGCCTCGCTCTCGACCCCGATACCCTGTCGCTCAAGGTCGTCGCCGCCGACGATCCCGGCGTGCTGATCCACGACCCGAAGAACCGCACGCTCGCGCACCTGCTGGTAGAAATGCCGCCGGTCGGCTTCCCGGTCGCGCTCGGCGTCGTCTACGACGATCCGGCGCCGACCTTCGAGGCCGCCGTCATCCAGCAGAATGACGCAATGGCAGCGGGCAAGAAGCCCGACCTTCAGGCCCTGGTCGCCAAGGGCCAGAGCTGGATGGTCGAAAAGGAACCGCGGGCCGAATAG